In one Terriglobia bacterium genomic region, the following are encoded:
- a CDS encoding ABC transporter ATP-binding protein encodes MADRAQSAILVAGLTKSFPGVRAVDHLNFDVEPGEIFGLVGPDGAGKTTTLRMLAGVMPPDEGKATVAGCDVVRDPEGAKHHLSYMPQRFGLYEDLNVDENIRFYADLFGVRKHDRQQRAAQLLQAAGMSEFRDRLAGKLSGGMKQKLALVCALIHRPKVILLDEPTNGVDPVSRRDFWRILYELISEGVAVLTSTAYLDEAERCHRVGLLHQGKLLFCDTPTNLKAQLGKDVLSIFSAEARRVRDELERADGISSMVLTGDAVHVVVDSAVRRIPEFENRMEHAQVPFDSVQQVTPTIEDLFVDAVSGDSRGERA; translated from the coding sequence ATGGCCGACCGGGCACAATCCGCGATCCTCGTCGCAGGACTCACCAAGAGTTTCCCTGGCGTGCGTGCCGTCGACCACCTCAATTTCGACGTCGAGCCGGGAGAAATCTTCGGACTCGTCGGCCCCGACGGCGCCGGAAAGACAACCACGCTGAGAATGCTGGCCGGGGTTATGCCCCCGGACGAAGGCAAGGCTACTGTCGCCGGCTGTGATGTCGTCCGCGATCCGGAGGGGGCCAAGCATCACCTCAGCTACATGCCGCAGCGCTTCGGCTTATATGAAGACCTGAACGTCGACGAGAACATTCGCTTCTACGCCGACCTGTTCGGGGTGCGGAAACACGATCGCCAGCAGCGCGCCGCACAGCTTTTGCAGGCTGCCGGGATGAGCGAGTTTCGCGACCGGCTCGCCGGGAAACTCTCGGGCGGCATGAAGCAGAAGTTGGCGCTGGTCTGCGCACTTATCCATCGACCAAAAGTGATTTTGCTGGACGAACCGACCAATGGCGTCGATCCCGTCTCCCGCCGCGATTTCTGGCGCATCCTCTACGAACTGATCTCCGAAGGGGTCGCCGTGCTCACCTCGACAGCCTACCTGGACGAGGCGGAGCGCTGCCATCGCGTCGGGTTGCTCCACCAGGGCAAGTTGTTGTTTTGCGACACGCCGACGAACTTGAAAGCACAGCTTGGAAAAGATGTGCTCTCGATCTTCTCCGCCGAAGCGCGCCGCGTGCGCGACGAGTTGGAGCGGGCGGATGGCATCTCGAGCATGGTGCTGACCGGGGATGCCGTTCACGTTGTCGTCGACAGTGCCGTACGCCGTATCCCGGAATTCGAAAACCGCATGGAGCACGCGCAGGTCCCCTTCGACTCGGTGCAGCAGGTCACGCCCACCATCGAAGACTTGTTCGTAGACGCAGTCTCCGGCGACTCCAGGGGCGAACGCGCATGA
- a CDS encoding efflux RND transporter periplasmic adaptor subunit codes for MKRRIPIVILLAAIVAAGVYFYPRLTKKQGPTNEIVLSGNIEAHESLVSFKVPGRVVDLPIEEGQSVESGALLAKLENADYLQKVRIDEANVKVRQADLALKLAGTRRQEISAAEQNVLNAQADLEQKKLDYARADRLYKEDAISAQDRDLAATALKRADATLQAARQKHNEAAEGTRKEDIAIAQANLNAADANLGMSRVNLGYTILRAPTAGVITVRQAELGEVVVPGTPVVTLADLDHIWLRAYVAETDLGRIHYGQDAVITTDTYPGKQYHGRISFIASDAEFTPKSVQTYKERVTLVYRIKIDIDNSNHELKPGMPADAHITLAANNSTAPVQGK; via the coding sequence ATGAAGCGAAGAATACCAATCGTAATTTTGCTGGCAGCCATAGTCGCAGCCGGGGTGTACTTTTATCCGCGCCTTACGAAGAAGCAAGGCCCCACCAACGAGATTGTTCTGTCTGGGAACATCGAGGCGCACGAGAGCCTTGTCAGCTTCAAAGTACCGGGCCGCGTTGTCGATCTTCCCATTGAAGAGGGACAGTCGGTCGAGTCAGGTGCGCTGCTGGCGAAACTCGAAAACGCCGACTACCTTCAGAAGGTCCGCATTGACGAAGCCAACGTGAAGGTCCGCCAGGCAGATCTTGCCCTCAAGTTGGCTGGAACCCGCCGGCAGGAAATCAGTGCCGCCGAGCAAAACGTGCTCAACGCGCAGGCGGACCTCGAGCAGAAGAAGCTCGACTATGCACGCGCGGATCGGCTCTACAAAGAGGATGCGATTTCTGCGCAGGATCGCGACCTCGCCGCAACCGCCTTGAAGCGCGCCGACGCGACACTCCAGGCTGCCCGGCAAAAGCACAACGAGGCGGCGGAGGGCACCCGCAAGGAAGATATCGCGATCGCGCAAGCGAATCTCAACGCTGCCGATGCCAACCTCGGCATGTCCCGAGTCAATCTCGGTTATACGATCCTGCGCGCACCAACTGCGGGCGTGATTACAGTACGGCAGGCTGAGCTGGGCGAAGTTGTTGTTCCCGGAACGCCCGTCGTCACGCTCGCCGATCTCGATCACATCTGGCTCCGCGCCTATGTCGCAGAAACCGATCTCGGTCGAATTCACTATGGTCAGGACGCCGTCATCACGACCGATACCTATCCGGGAAAGCAATATCACGGGCGCATTTCGTTCATCGCTTCGGACGCCGAGTTCACGCCGAAGAGCGTGCAGACCTACAAAGAGCGCGTCACGCTCGTCTATCGCATCAAGATCGACATCGACAATTCCAATCATGAACTGAAGCCGGGCATGCCGGCCGACGCGCACATCACGCTCGCCGCGAACAACAGCACTGCTCCAGTACAGGGGAAGTAA